Below is a genomic region from Telmatobacter sp. DSM 110680.
CGAGAACATGATTGTTGCTCAGCAAATACTGGCGTCCACTCGAGTCCTGCACAAGGGCGCCGAGGGTTCCGCTGCAGCAGTCAAGGATGGTGTTGCCTTTTTCGTCGAAGTCATTGTTGTTGCCGCCAGAGCTGCCGAGCAACATAGGCGCGGACAAAGAACCTTGATGAGTGGCGGGATTGCTGGAAACGCCTACAGTATTGAGAAGAACGGCAGTTTCGATTTTTGCGGAGGAACCTGGGAGGGTTGCCACCACGTAAGTGACGCCGGTCGAGACCGTGGCTGGTGCAGTATAAGTAACGGAACAGGTGGTAAAAGAGTGCCGAGTGCGCTGGCAGGATGTGGCGCTCAATGTGCCTTCGCCACCGCTATCGCCGGACGGGGAATTCGAGAGCGCAAAGTGGATTTCTCCTGCGCCGCCTGCCTCGGCAAGGAAGCCGGTCACGGTGACGGCTCCGCCGGCCCCCACGGCGGCATTCTCAGGCGTGAGCGGTTGCAGGAATCCTGGCGTCAATGTGAGAAGTGAGGTGGCACGGATGCTGGGGTCTGATTTGAGCGCTGCTGTGATCATGATCTGGGCACGATCGGCGCTGAGGTAGTTGGGTGGGGTGTACTGCCCATTGGCGGAGATGCGGCCCGCTCCGGAAGCAGGATCTCCTCCACTTACGGACCAAGTGACCGGCGCCGAGCCACCACTGTTGAGCGTCGCTGAAAACTGGTGGACGGGGCTCGCATGGTCATTCAGGGAGTTGCAGCCGTTGCAGTTGGTGTCGATTAGCGCCGTGCCTGGCGAGATCGAAAACGCAGCATTCGCAGATGATGAAGCAGTGACCGGGCCTGCTCCGCAACCGGATAGAAGTGCGGTCCCGGCGACAAGAAATGCCGAGGCGAGTTTGAGGCCGCCACAGCGGAGGGAAAAATGCGCCCGCGTGCGCGGAAGTAGCTGGTGCCTAACGGCTTGTGTCGCGAGCGGCAATTAGACAGATGTCCTTTGGATGAGTAATGGTCCGTCGGCTTCGACGGGGTCGCAGATTTAAGGTTAGCTCTTCCCGGCTCGAGTGGAACTTTACCCGCAGCCGATTTGATCAAATCGTAACCTTCAGGCGAGTTCTGGTCCGGCAACTGCCCGCAATGCAACGACCCACAAAGCACGATTCCAGACGCCAGCGGCATTGTAAGGAAGACCGCTTCCTGTACTGAAGTGGGACGCCCAGCACCCAAAAGGGCCATCTTCAAAACCCCTAAAGTACCCTAGGATGATTGTCATAGTTACCTCTGTGTAAATATTTGGTTACCTATGGTGCAAAATGAAGAAAAAAAGAATCTTACCGTCATTCATAGATAAGATCCCCGGCCGAGCAGTTAAGGGTTTGCAGATTTTGGATACGTTCAGCCGCGGTGGGGCTCGGCGTCTTCTAGCGGAGGAACGCGGACAAGCAGCGATGGTGATTTGCATCTTCCTCGGCTTGTTTCTAATGGGCTTTTTGGCGCTTGGTCTGGATGTGGGGTATCTGTTTCACGAGAGGCGGATGGCGCAGGCCGCAGCCGACGCAGCCGCTGTTGCTGCTGCCGAGGAGGCCAATTCGGGGAACTCTTCCAACGAACAGACGGTCGCCAATGCGATGGCGAGGATTAACGGATTTGATCCCAATGCAACCATAAATCCAGCCACCGTCACGCTTAGGACTCCGACATCCGGGAATTATTCGGCGTCATCCAGCTACATTGAGGCGGACGTTTCAAAACCTATTCCCACTTTCTTTCTTTCTGAATTCGAGCACAGCGCCACCAGCGTAACAGTTGCCGCCCGCGCAGTTGCGGGCGGTGGATTGAGCAGCCCGACCTGTATATGCCTGGAGGCGCCGACGGGACCCGGGTTGAGCATGAGCAATAACGCGCAGATCAACGCCACTCAGTGCGGAGTGACGGTCGATTCCAATAGCGGCAATGCCGTTGGTCTCACGGGGAGCGCCACCCTGAACTCACTCTCACTGGGGACGGTGTCGAGCTCTTGGAATAACGGCAACAACATCAACAACAATGGCCTGATCACTTCCTCGACCAAGATCGTCCAGGGAATTACAACGCAGTGCAAGCCGACGATTACGGCGCCCACGCTTCCCAACGGGCTACCGTGCTACAGCAATCCGATTCAGGGCTGGACCGCGGCAAACAACTATACAGGCGTGTACACTCTGCCATTGGCCGGCGAGACCGTGATCAACAATACGGTTTGCTTCAGCAGCCTCAATACCAGCAATGCCGCCTCGGTGACACTTTCGCCCGGATACACCTACTACATTCAGGGAGATTTCACTACCGGAGGTGGCGCACCCGTCACGGGAAACGGGGTCCAGTTGTATGTAGGTGGCAATGTGAGTTTCACCAATGGCGTGACTGCCAAACTATCGGCTCCGACGGTCAGTGGCGTTCCTCAGACACTTCTCTATGCGATGGGGAACAACGTCACCATTCAAGGGGGCTCGAATACCAGCATCTCCGGTCTCGTCTACGCGCCGAACGCAGCAGTAACGCTTAATAACGGAACGGGCACGACGCTGACGATGGACTTTGTGGCGCAGACTCTTTCCATGTCAGGCGGAGCAACCCTCAACAGCTATTCAATATCGAGTTTAGGAACTCTTAATTTATCTGTCGCCAAACTAGTGGAATAAGGACGGGAAGCATGATTTATTTTTCGCGATCATTCAATTTTCATTCGCTTATTGCCGGATTACGGAAGCATTGCAAAGACAATGCCGGCAACGCTGCGCTGGAATTTGCTCTTGCATTTGGAATGTTTGGAACGCCAATGCTTTTGGGAAGCTCAGAGCTTGCGCTGTTAATTTATGACTCGATTGAAGTCTCGAACAGTGCCCATGCCGGGGCTATGTACGGCATGATGAGTTCGACATTTGCTGCCGATACCGCCGGGATTCAAAAAGCCGCGCAAGCAGAGGCGGCCGATTTTGGCACCAGCGTGACGGTGACGCCGACCAGCTACTATGCATGCTCCAACGCTGTGGATGGGACGCAGTACGCAACAGAGGCAGCGGCATCCGCTGTATGCCCAGCGAATGCGAGCAATCATTATCTTCAATTTGTGAAGGTTGTTGCGAGTATGAATATTACTCCACCGGTGCAGTGTCCCGGACTTCCCAAGACTTGGGTGGTAAACGGAACTTCGGTCATGGAAGTTCAGGAGTAATTATGCGAAGACCTGCATGGTGGCTGAGCGTTGCCCGTTCTGTTCGTGGCAGGTGGAATTGTTTTGTGCCCTTCGCAGGATTGGGTGATTCGATTGAATCAGCGCCTGGTGATCGGAACTCCAATGAGTGCGGGCAAGCCATTGTTGAAATAGCGATCGCGTTACCAGTCATTGCGGCGTTCGCATTCGCAATGATCGAGCTTTGCCTGGCGTTTTATTCATATTGCATGATCTCGGAATCTGCGCGTGAAGGAACGCGCTATGCGATTGTTCGTGGAGCGACATGCCAGACGAGTACGGGTGCATCGTGCACAGCATCGGCAGCTACACTGAATGGCGTGGTAACGCAACTCGGGTGGCCGAATCTTGGCAACGGTACGATGAGCGCTAACACGACCTACCCAGATGGAAACGAGAATCCCGGCAGCCGCGTGCAAGTGGTGGTAAGTTACGTATTCCCCTACAATATTCCCTTTGCACCGAAGGGAACGATACACATGTCAAGCACTTCGGTGATGTATATCGTGCAGTGAACATTTTGCCAAATGCTGTTGCTGCGGCAGAAGCGACTGGAAGAGTGCGATTCAGCGCCTGGGAATGCCTATGGATTCGTTTGTTTTTTAAATTCAAAGACGCATGGACGACCCACAATTCCCATTCCCTCATTCCTCGTTCCAGCGCCCTCCGTTTCCTTGAACTGTGCTTTCACGTCGTAGCTGTAGTCTTCGCCTTTGTGAGCGAAGACGCCGCGGGCGTATTGTCGCGAGGCAACGATGCCATTCGCAGCGAACTTGGCGTTGCCGTTGTCGGCAATCCTGCCTTCGAGACGCAGATAGCCTGGCTCTCCGACCGTGCCGTGTTCCCCGATGAAATTGTTGTTCTGAATCGTCGCAGGAAACTCCCACGTGTAGCCCAGAGTGCTTCCCTTAGGGGGACACGTAAGTTTAGTGAGCCAATGACCGTCGAAGCGATCCATTGCGAATGACGTTGCCGATGAGAGCAGTAAGATGGCGACAAAGCGAGGCACAAGTGCTTTCCTCATGTGCACTACTCCTTCGGGGGGAACACTTTAACAGGTTGATCTTTCGTTTGGATGTGATCCAATGCGAACGCCCTGGCGCGGACATCCCGGAACAGTGATGTATCGTCAAAGCGGATGACTGGGAGCCTGAATAACGTGGCTGAACTGATTGCCGTGCAAGGCGACATTACAACGCAGCGGGTGGATGCGATTGTGAATGCTGCGAATACATCGCTGCTGGGAGGCGGGGGCGTGGATGGAGCGATCCATCGCGCTGCGGGACCCGAACTGCTGGCGGAGTGCAGGAAGCTTGGAGGCTGCAGCACTGGGGATGCAAAGGCGACTCCTGGATTTCATTTGCCGGTGAAGTGGGTATTTCACGCGGTGGGTCCCGTGTGGCAGGGCGGCGGACGGGACGAAGATGATCTGCTGGCGAACTGTTACAAGCGCTGTCTCGAACTGGCGAAAACACATCAAGTAAAGACGATCGCCTTTCCGGCGATCAGCACGGGTGTGTATCACTTTCCACCGAAGCGGGCAGCGCACATTGCCATCGATACGGTCAGGGAATTTGTCGAGAAGAGCGGCGTTGAGGTAGTACGATTCGTTTGTTTCAACGCGGAGACGCTGGCGATTTACGAGCAGTTTCTGGCAGAGCCTCCCCTTAAGCCGGTAGCTTGAGTTCCTGCTGCCTTCGCGGACAACAAATCAAATCAGAAGGATCGAAGATGGAATATGTGAATCTTGGCAAGACCGGTCTCAAGGTATCGCGCATTTGCCTGGGCTGCATGACCTATGGGAAGCCTCCTGCTCCGGGGGAGAACAAGGGCGGACGGCACCTGTGGGCGCTGAATGAGGAAGAGAGTCAGCCATTTTTGCGTCAGGCGCTTGATCTCGGGATTAACTTTTTCGACACGGCAAATGTGTATTCAAGTGGCGACAGTGAACGCGTCGTCGGCAAATTTCTGAAGGCCAATACGCAGCGCGAGGCAGTGGTTATCGCCACGAAAGTTCATGGCGTGATGCGCGATGAGCCGAACGGGCGCGGATTGTCGCGCAAGGCAATCCTGTTCGAGCTCGATCAAAGTCTGAGCCGTCTGGATACGGATTACGTTGATCTTTATCAGATTCATCGCTGGGATTATGAAACGCCGATCGAAGAAACATTAGAGGCCCTGCACGACGTGGTGAAGGCGGGAAAGGTGCGATACATCGGAGCGTCGTCGATGTTCGCATGGCAGTTTGCGAAGGCGCTCTATCTTGCGAAGCTGCATGGGTGGACGCGGTTCGTAAGCATGCAGAACCATTACAACCTGCTGTATCGCGAAGAAGAGCGGGAGATGATGGGGCTGTGCGCAGAGGAGCAGATTGCGGTGATTCCATGGAGTCCGCTAGCGCGAGGACGGCTGACGCGCGCCTGGGCTGCAGAGACAACGAAACGCTCGGAGACGGATCGATTCGGAAACACGATGTACTCGCGCACCGAGGAGGACGATCGCAAAGTTGTCGACCGCCTGGGTGAGATCGCAGAAAAGCGTGCGGTGCCGCGTGCGCAAGTGGCGCTGGCGTGGCTGCTGAGCAAGTCGGTTGTCACCGCGCCGATTGTTGGTGCGACCAAACCACATCATTTGAAGGACGCCGTAGCTGCGCTCGACTTCAAGTTGACGGCAGAGGAGATTGCCGCACTGGAAGAGCCTTACACGCCGCATCCAGTGTTGGGTTTCAGCTGAGGACCTGCGACGACGGATTGAGCGCTCTCC
It encodes:
- a CDS encoding TadE family protein: MRRPAWWLSVARSVRGRWNCFVPFAGLGDSIESAPGDRNSNECGQAIVEIAIALPVIAAFAFAMIELCLAFYSYCMISESAREGTRYAIVRGATCQTSTGASCTASAATLNGVVTQLGWPNLGNGTMSANTTYPDGNENPGSRVQVVVSYVFPYNIPFAPKGTIHMSSTSVMYIVQ
- a CDS encoding O-acetyl-ADP-ribose deacetylase is translated as MAELIAVQGDITTQRVDAIVNAANTSLLGGGGVDGAIHRAAGPELLAECRKLGGCSTGDAKATPGFHLPVKWVFHAVGPVWQGGGRDEDDLLANCYKRCLELAKTHQVKTIAFPAISTGVYHFPPKRAAHIAIDTVREFVEKSGVEVVRFVCFNAETLAIYEQFLAEPPLKPVA
- a CDS encoding pilus assembly protein TadG-related protein — its product is MVICIFLGLFLMGFLALGLDVGYLFHERRMAQAAADAAAVAAAEEANSGNSSNEQTVANAMARINGFDPNATINPATVTLRTPTSGNYSASSSYIEADVSKPIPTFFLSEFEHSATSVTVAARAVAGGGLSSPTCICLEAPTGPGLSMSNNAQINATQCGVTVDSNSGNAVGLTGSATLNSLSLGTVSSSWNNGNNINNNGLITSSTKIVQGITTQCKPTITAPTLPNGLPCYSNPIQGWTAANNYTGVYTLPLAGETVINNTVCFSSLNTSNAASVTLSPGYTYYIQGDFTTGGGAPVTGNGVQLYVGGNVSFTNGVTAKLSAPTVSGVPQTLLYAMGNNVTIQGGSNTSISGLVYAPNAAVTLNNGTGTTLTMDFVAQTLSMSGGATLNSYSISSLGTLNLSVAKLVE
- a CDS encoding aldo/keto reductase, translated to MEYVNLGKTGLKVSRICLGCMTYGKPPAPGENKGGRHLWALNEEESQPFLRQALDLGINFFDTANVYSSGDSERVVGKFLKANTQREAVVIATKVHGVMRDEPNGRGLSRKAILFELDQSLSRLDTDYVDLYQIHRWDYETPIEETLEALHDVVKAGKVRYIGASSMFAWQFAKALYLAKLHGWTRFVSMQNHYNLLYREEEREMMGLCAEEQIAVIPWSPLARGRLTRAWAAETTKRSETDRFGNTMYSRTEEDDRKVVDRLGEIAEKRAVPRAQVALAWLLSKSVVTAPIVGATKPHHLKDAVAALDFKLTAEEIAALEEPYTPHPVLGFS